A stretch of DNA from Gottschalkia acidurici 9a:
GATTGAAATAATCCAACACCAATAGACATAGTTCCCATAAACATCACTATACTTAGTAAAACTGAATTTTCATTTAAAGTAGACATTAGCATCAACCCTAAACTTGTAAGCACTAGTCCTATAAAAGTTAATATCTCTGAACCAATCTTATCTGATAAGTGTCCACTAATGGGTGCTACTACAGTTAAAATCAAAGGATAAATCATAAGTATTAACCCAGCATGTTGTGGTGTATATGACATTACATCTTGAAGATAAAAAGGTAGAATAATATTGTTGCAAAATATTGCTACAAAGGATGTAAATGCACAGAATATGCTTAGGGAAAATAATTTATTTTTAAACATTTGTAACTCCACTAAAGGATTTTCTCTTTTCTTTTCCACAATAATAAATGCTATAAAGGAACTAATTGCTACTATAAAACCTAATAAAATTATTGGATCCGTAAAACTACGACTTAAGCCTTGACTTAAAGCTACAAACAATGGAACTATAGTAAGTATTAATAGTATAGAGCCTATACCGTCTAACTTTCCCTTAGCTATTTTGTGACCTTCAGGGAATAGTTTAAAAGCAAAAAATAAAGCTACCAAGCCAATAGGTACATTTATCAAAAATATAAATTCCCAGCTAGCCGTACCTACTATAAGTCCACCTAGTCCTGGTCCTACTAAAGAACCTAATGCTACAGTAGTTGCTGAAAGTCCAAGTGCTTTTCCTCTTTCATTTTTAGGAAATACCTCTGCAATAATGCCTTGATTATTAGCCATAGTTCCAGCTGCCCCCGTGGCTTGTATTATTCTTGCTATAATTAATAATGGAAAAGAACTTGTTATACCACATAACAAGGATCCAAATGTAAATAAACCTAATCCGAACTTAAATACCTTAGTTTTTCCAAGCATATCTCCTAGCCTTCCGAAAATTAACACTAGCCCAGCTATAACAACTAAGTAACTTGTCACTACTAATTGAATATTAGATGTCTCCACATTTAAATCTTTAGCCATTTTAGGTAATGCTACATTTACAATACTACTATCTAAAGATGCCATAAACATTGATATTACTACTATCGTCAGTATGGTCCATTTATTCTTATTTTTTGTTGATTCCATTTGGATTCCTCCTAATTCCATTCATCTCCTTTTTATATACATAATCTAACTCTATAAGTTTTGTTATTACTCTTTCTGACATTGCCATATTCAAATAAATTTATACATTTCTAAAAATTTTGCTATTGATAATTATTAAATACATGATTTCTTATTTCATAACTGTTTCAAAAAAACTATTGATAAAATAGTTTATTTTATCATTTATATAAAAAGTCTACGTTATTTATGATACAGTTCTCCGTACCTTGTGTAAAGGATGCCTTTTTTTACTTTTATATTTACTTACATTAATTCATACATTTAAATCCTTATATAATTCTCTCTAATATTATTTATAACCATTGTCTAAATAAATTAATATGTTTAAGAGCCTAGAATCACCTGTTTATTCTTTCATATATTTCTATTTTTCCTTTTCATTCAAGTTAGTCTTGACTTTTCCAATTTACAATTGTAGACTTCATTGTATAGAGGTTATGAAACTTCTTTAGGAAAATAGTCCTTTGTCTGATAGTGAAATTATATCTTCTTTATCAGATAAAATGAGTTGGTCACACCAAACTATAAAAACTTTCATAAATAAACTTCTAAATAAGCAAGTAATATCATTTGAGAAATCTAGGAGAAGTTATCCTTACTATCCTTTAGTTTTTTATAATGGGTATGTAAAATCAAAAAATAAGTCTTTTCTTAAAAAAGTCTTAAAGATATCTTGTTATATGAGGATGAATCAGTGCAATATGGAATGACTATATTAAATATTTTCAAATCTTTTATAAATATTAGCTAAAAGCAAAACCTTAGCTTATATTTTTATGAAAATAGAAACCAAATTGAAAGGAGAATTATGATGATAAAACATTTTAAAAAAGGTTCTTATAAAATGTCTGCTATGAGTATTGCGGTACTTACGTTACTTGGTTCTGTGACCGTAGCAAGTGCTGACAATAACATACTAAACCCTAGTACAGATGCATCTGTAAGCCAAAATGTAATAAAAAAAGATGATGATGACTTTAAGTTATCAGATACTAAATATGAGTTTGATCGTTTAGATAGAGTGCACGATTTTGTAAACTTTGAATTTAAAGTTCCTACTTATTTACCATCAGAATATAATTTACTTAATATAATTGTTAATGGAGTTGCTAATGGTACTACACATAGAACTATTGATAACTTAGTAAGTATTAATTTTGTTAAAGACTACACTGGCTATTTTGCTCCTAGAAAACAATTCGAGTTTTTAGTGTCTAACGAAACTCTTGTACCTCATTTAAAAGATATCTATGAAAACTACCATTATAGATCTAGTTCTAATGAAGCTATTAATGTTACAGTAAACTATAGTGAAGAGCCTATGACTATTTCTAATGTAAATGGTATAAATCTCACGATAAAAAGTGACCATATTGCTGAAGAAATAATAGAGAACTTTGGTACTGATAGCCAAAAGGTAGTAAAACTTGATAAGCCTAAAGAAAAAGGCAAAAAGTTATCTAAATACTTTATATGGAATAACGAAGGCATATGGTATGGAGTTCAATATTATCATAAGTATGAAAGCATCGATTCACCTGAAAATAACACTTATTTTGAAGAGCTTCAGAAGAATGATATAGAGCAAATGGTACTTTCTCTAACAAATTCTAAAAACATACCTAAAGATATATATAAAGATAAATATACATCTGTAGATGAACATTATGATACTGGTATAAGAATATATAATAAGAAAGATTTAATAAGAAAGATTTAATAAGAGCTGGAGATATTCTTGGTTTTTCACCTAAGTTTCCTTTAACTTTACCGAAAAATCTTGTACCTAAAATGTCTCTTACAAGTGAAGGTTATAACCCAAGTTATCCTGATGAGTTTCAACGTATATTAACACTTGAAACATTTTATAGTGATGGAAAAAAAGACATCATTCCAGCATCAATGGTACGTTTTCGTCAAGGAAAAAATGCCTACTATTATGATCTTTTAGAAAAAGAACTTAAAAATCCTGACTCCAAAGAAGTGAAAGATGCTAACGCCAGATTAATAACAATAGATGGAATCCAAGTTATTTCCTATGTGTATAAGAATGGGACTGATGTTACAGATCAACTTTATATGTGGAAACAGGGTGGAATTCTAAACCAAGTAAGATTCCCTAAAGAACTTCTTGCATATGAACAAGATGCTTTAAACGAAGTGGAGGATCATGAGGAGATAGTAAAAGCTCTCATGAAGTAGTTTATTTAACCTATTAAATTTTATTGTTAAATACTAACCAGATAATTCTTGTCAAATTAGAGATATATTTTATCTTTTTTACCAACTATAAAGGTCTTCATAGACCTTTATAGTTTTAATGAAATATTAATATTACATTATAAAATCTAATTATTATATTTTTAGGGATTCGATAGTGTGAACTTAAAGACAAAAGTTAAAAATCTAAAAGATTTTGATGTTTAAAAAATTAAAATGCTTAATATATTAAGCATTTTAATTTTTAATACTTTTCACTTTGTTTTGGTAACTTTTCAGCATATAGTGTTAATGCAATGGATGGTATTTCATTAGTCTAAAAACTGCTGCCAGGTTGTTTCAAAAATTCAATCTCTTCTGGAGTGGATTCACGATTGAGAGCTTTATTACGATGAGGATAACGACCAAATCGATCTATAATTTCTTTATGACGATATTCATATTCAGCTGTTTCTTTATCAGATAACTCTTCAAATAGAACAACTGCTTGTTCATGTATTCCAGATGATTCTGAATGCATAAACGGCATAATCATAAACTTCTTTTCTTCTTCTAACATTTCAGTAAAGCCAGGTTGTCTTATCGCCTCCTGAGATAAGACTAGGGCCATTCCATCCTGAGTAAATGCACACGCCTTTTGACGACATAAGTTTCTAGAAAACTGGTCTAATACAATAATTTCTGCTAAACGCCCATATAGTGATACACGCCAGTCCGATAATAGTCCCTGACATCCACTTTGCCAGATATCATAAAACTTATCGTATATTTCATTATCAAAAGCTTCATCTTTTTTAAACCAGTAAGGTTTATTTTTTGGATTAAACCAGAAATCTAGAACCATCTTCCATGGCTCATTTGAAAAGATTACCTCTTCTTTATCACTTATTTCATTCACAGAAGTTCGCCTCCATTTCTTTTTTATCTTATATTAAATACGGTATTTTTTAACAATGTATTCTTGTTAATCATATCATATTATATTTTCTATAATTAGTCTAATATACAGTACATTTCTTCATTAAGATTCTACAGCTTCAGTGATACAAATAATTAACAAGCTATATCATTTACTTATGATACATTACTTGATAGCCAAAGTGACTTCGATCTTTAGATTTTTTATTTATAATGTATTCTTTCTCTAAGCTTTCTTATTGCTATCTGTTCCTCTTCACTCAAACTCATCATATACTTTTTAAATTCATAATGCCATTCTTTTTCATATTCATCTTCAAAAGTTAAATCATATATATCCTTAGATAAAAGAATAATTTCAATTTGAGATAAGCTTTTAAAGTAATAAATATACTCATCTCCAAATAAACAATCCGCGCTTAACATATCTACTAAATCTTCCATACTCTTAATTTTATTTTTAATTAATGTAATTTTATCTTCAATTAAAGAGCAATCCCGAATTTCTTCACTTAACTTTTTAAATTCAGTATTTGTCATTTTCTTTCCATCAATATATTCAATTGCTTCATCCTCATTTCCCTCATCAAAAGATATAAATACTGTCTCTAATCTATTCAATTCTATGCCTTGGCTTATTAGCGAAGTTACTTTTAATGTTGACTTTTTAATATAGTTTATCAATGCTTCGTTTTTAATACTTAAAGTACTACAGCATGTTTTTGCATGTTGTAATAACTCTTCTTGTAATTTTTCTAAAGATAACTTTTTTAACTTATTTTTTATATACTTTCTTTCAGTATCATTAATACTAAGATTATTCAAATCCCTTCCACAGATGATTACTCCTAGTGAATTAATTAATAGTAATTCAAATACATTTATTAATAACAGTTCACATTTTTTATCATAGCTCTTTAATAACTTGTTTATTTCATCAATGTTAAAATTATTACAGAACTCATTTTCTAAGTTCAATTTATCTAAATAGTTATATATATATTCAACACCTGTATATTTTATATTATCTATACAAAGCTGATAATCTATTGATCCTGAAGTTTCATGAGCAGCAAAAAAAATATCATACTCTTTAAAAAACAACTTAAGTCCATAGTATATAGTATCGTTATATGAGTAGTTATCGATTCTAAGCTTGTCATCATTAATTTTATTAAACAATTTCTTACACTCTAATACTTGTGCACTAATTAAATCCTGACCCGTTTTTAGTATATCTGATAATCTAGTATGCTTTAACTCGTCTATTAACATATCCATATTATCAAAAGTTTTTAAGTAAATTCCTATAGTATAGTCAATGCATTGTAAAATATTTTCAGCCACTTCTACCATAACTGAACTACTCTCATCTTTTGTATAATATTCTAACTTTACCTTTAGAAGTTCCATTCTTTCATAATGGATATTGCTTAAAACATTTTCATCTAGCTTTCCTTTCTCATAACAATTCACTAAAACATCCTTAAAAAAATATTCATCACTAAAGCTATCTCTTGTAAGATGATCATATTCTTGAATATTGCTAACGTTTCTCATATTATATCAATCCTTTTCATTATCAAGATTTGTATAATCTTTTACACCACTTCTTATATTGTCAGCAATCTTATATAATGCTTTTCCTTCTAAAAGCTCCAGTGATCCCTGACAATAGTTATTAAAACTCTCTTTCATAATTTCTATTAGTTCATCATCACTTATATAATCTAGGGTTTCGTTCTTATAGTTATAAAAAATCTCCACAAGTTCATTTATTGTATCACTATAATTATATTGTGATATATATGGAGAATCACAGAAAGCTATAACAATTTTATTTATAATTTGACCATTAAATTCTATCCTTCCACTTTTCTTAAGTGCTATATTTCTCGTTTTAATAATTTCTTTGACATCTTCTGTAGAGAGCTTTAATCCATATTCACTTGTATGTTCATTACACTGGAGTATGTCATTAAAAACTTGCTCCTCTAGTAAGTTATTCTTAAATAAATCAATAAAATCTTTCATATTAAAACTTCCTTTCAAAATTTATTGACTTTCATTTAGAAATGTGATATGATTAAAATATTATGATATAATTGCTATAATAGTGTATTTTATCATTTATGTTTTCCGTTGTCAATATTGTATATAAAAAAGAGTATCTATATAATCAAGATACTCTTTTCTTAGTTTATTGAATAATTCTTTTCACTATTATCCAAAGTATAACCTTAGACAATTTTAATATAATATTTTTAAAAAACTTGTGAAATATAAAGTGTTGAATTTTACTAGCTTTATTACTTCTAAATTTATATATTCAATAAAGTACTTCTTATATAAATCTAATATTTTTTTATGATCATTTTAAATAAACCTTTAGTAGACTACTCCACGTCAATCCTATAGTTTGATCTAGATGAAACTTTGGTTTTCCAAATAACTCATATCAACAATTTAAGAAAAGACTATTTCATTTATATTATAGTATTCAAGTTAAAACTAAAGCTTCCGTAGATGATGACTATAGTTGTTGTATGCTTTTTTCTCTTAGTTAACTTCAATGGTAAAAACAAAGAATTCCTTAAACTTATACAATTCCCTATCTGGCATATTGTTCTTATCTAGCAATTTATTTTTGACATTTTCAACTGATACTCTTCTAATGATATATGGCCTCCGGCAAATTGATTTTCTAGTATTGTCATCTTTTCAGTTTTTGTTAAAACCCTTTCATTGTCAATATTAATAGCATTTTCTTCACCTTCCAGAGGAGCTAGTATATGCTTAAGTTTATCATATGCTTCAAAATATCGAAGTCCAAATATTCTTTGTGAAGCTGCATTTAAGTGAATACCGTCTGGATTAGGTGTTAATCCTGATGCTGTCACAAAGTAGCAGTTCTTATGTGTATTAGCAAACTGTAGAAGTTCCTGATTAATTTCGGAATATTCAGGAAAATATTCACCTAAAAAACCTTCTCCTAAATAGTCTCCAATTCCACCCATGATAATAGGTATATCTGGCTCACCAAGTTGTTTACGAAATTCTTCAGTAATTTTTAAAAACTTCTCATGATAAAGTTTATAGAGCCCCGACATAGAATCACTTTCACCTTGATGCCATAGGATTCCTTCTAATTTACTATTTTGCTGAGCTAATTTTGCCTGTAGTATAGCATGCTTAAATAACGATCCATCTACTGACCAATCATCTAAGCTTGCACCACCTTCGGCACAAGGTATCAATCCTATTTCTTCATTTTTATTTTCTCTACACCATGCAGCTGCAAAAGAAGCAGCGGGACCAATACCAGCATAAGGTCTATCATAGTTTATAGGTTCCATCATGATTTGCCATAGCCCATTACGTAACACTTTTATATGTTCATTACAAATTATAGGAACATCTTTTAAAAATCCACGACCAGCCATATTCGATTGACCAACCATCAAAAAAGAATGTATCATAAATATTTTTCCTCCTTGTATTTATCAAGAATTCTTTACAAATTAATTTTTCGTTATTCAAAATATATGAATTCTTTGATTATAGTTATTATTTCTTCTCAATAAAAAATATCAATCTTAGTATTTGATAATATTTTTAAAGTTATTTAGTCTAATTCCAATATAGTCTAGAACATCTTTTTCCTTAATGTAATTTTTATAAAATATTTGTTGAATGTATATTAGGACTTGCTATAAAGTACTAATGAATTATACATTTATTTTATAATTTAAAGCACTATAATCACAGTCTTAAAAATAGATATATTTATTTTTTCCTATCTAAAAAAGAGATCTTACCAAAATGGTAAAATCTCTTTTGCTTCATTTTTTCACTATTTTTCTTACTGAATCATATGATAAACAATATTTCTTAGCGATATCAGTTATTGTCGCTCCATTTTTATATTGATTGATTATCTCACTATTACGCTTCTTATAATATTCTCTTGAACCACTATTCTCTCCCCACTTACGTTTTTCCCTATTAGTCGGAATGTATAGTAGCTCCCCATCTACATAGTTCAAAATTTCGTTCAATAACTCTTTTGGAAGCACATCTGCTGCATTAATATATTTCATATCCCTACTCCTTTACTTAACTAGTTAAATAAAGTGCAGAATTGGCAGCTAATGCAACTTTTTATCCCACGCAGTTCGTTGCATTTCTACTATTCTGCATGGGTATAAGCACTATGTAGTTTATTTTCATATTTCAGTTTCATAAACATACTACCACCTCCAAAATCGTCGAATTAATACATGTTGTTAGTATATCATACTTAGTATTTCTATAAGTTTTTTAATATTTAATTTCATGTAGATATTTTTCTTATTTATTTATGATAAGGCTAATCGCAATAGATATAATATAGACTTTTATTTCTTTAATAAGCATTAAATTTATCATTTATAACACTCTGTAATCAACCTTTTTATCGTTTCCAGACCTCATATTTTTTATCTTCACTTCATTTTTTATCATCTCTTCTTCTCCAATTAATATCACATTTTCTATACCTAGCTTATTAGCATAATTCATTTTTTTCTTCAGTGAATTATCCTCAAAATATACTGATACACCATAACCTTTTTCCTGTAGATATCTCATAACCTTTATACAATAGCCGATTGTGTCTCCAATTGGAATTATTAAATAATTTAATTTATTTTTTATTTTATAATTCTCTATAAAACCTATTTCTTTTAATACAAAAAATAATCTTGTTATTCCTATTGAGATACCAACACCTGGTAATAAGTTCTCTGTATAGTTTTCTGCCAAATTATCATATCTTCCACCTGAACAAATTGAACCATAATTTTCATTTCCTACTAGTACTGTTTCAAAAACAGTTCCAGTATAGTAATCTAGTCCTCTAATAATTTTTAGATTTATTCTAAATTGTCCGTCATCTACACCTAAGTCTTCTAGCATTGATTTAACCTGACTTAGTTCATTTATTCCTTCAATAAAATATTCATTTTTAATATCAAGTTTCAATAATTCATCTAATATTTTTTGATTAGTTCCTTGAATATTAAATATTCTATTTAAATATTTACTTTTTTCATGACCTATAATACTTATAAGCTCCTCTTCAAAACATTTTGAGCCAATTTTATCATACTTATCGACTAAGATCATTACATCTCTGGTGTTTTCTATCTCTAATTCACTTAGTATTCCTTTTAATATTTTTCTATTACTAACTTGAAACTCATAGTTTTCTATTCCTATCTCTCTAAATGCTTTGTCTGCTAAACTTATAACCCAAGCATCATTATATATACTTAACTTATCTTTACCAATAACATCAACATCACATTGATAAAACTCTCTATATCTACCCTTCTGATTTCTCTCACCCCTATACACTTTTCCTAATTGATACCTTTTAAAAGGAAAGATTAAATCATTATAGTATTGTGCTACATATCTGGCAAAGGGTACTGTTAAGTCGAATCTTAATGCTAAGTTATTTTTACCCTTTTGAAAGCTATATACTTGCTTTTCTGTTTCTCCACCACTCTTAGCAAGTAGAACCTCTGCTTTCTCTATTATTGGTGTATCCATAGACATACAGCCATTTTTTTCATAAACATCTGTAATTTTATTTACTATATCATTAAATATTTCTTGCTCTTTTGGTAATAGTTCCATAAATCCTGCTAATATACTTGGTTTTATAATATTCTTACTCATCTCATTCACTCCATATCTAATTTTATTTCTGCACAACAAAAAACCATGTAGGCAAATATCCCACATGGTTCAATAAATTATGATTGCACTTAATTTATCATCACCTAGAGATACAAGCCTACTCAAATAGACTTGTATCTGCCTCAACAGACCAAGTCTCTAGTGATGATGATGTATTGAATTAATATCTTTTATAATAAGTGCTTTCATAATATTCCTCCTAAATTTATTTTAGTAACATTGTATATAATATTATCGAAAATATCAATCATATTATTTTTTGTATTATTTATTCATATATCAAAATAATTTATATCAACATCTCAAGTAAAGTTCTCCTTTATTTATGATACAATTCACCGTACTATCAATAAATGATAAATGCCTTAATTTTAATCTAACCAGCTTCAAAGTCTTGTAATCTAGAAGCTTTCCCGATAAGTGACAGACTAGCACCTAGCGCACACTTTGGCTTCTGTTTTGCAAATAACTGATTGTACTTTATTATAAAAAATGTGTCAATTTTCCGTAATACGTCAGATCTAATCGATGCATAGCTCGAGTACAAGCAACGTACAGCATGCTTCTATCCAAATCCGTATGATAAGTTGCAGAACAAACGGAAGGTACTATTACTTGGTCAAATTCTAACCCCTTGGCCATATGAGCTGTTGTAATAATTATTCCATCCTTAAGCTCAGTGCTACCAAAGTCCAGTAAGAAAACATCGTTGTATTTATCTTTGACTTGTTGGTAAATATCGTCTGCCTGCTCTTGTGTTTTGCATACAATTCCTAGGGAACTGTAGCTTGATTTTAAATAGTCATTAATTAAATGTCTGATCTCTTCCCATTGACCCTCTAAATTTGCACAGTTCCTTATTATAGGCTCTTTACCATGTCTCTCAATTGGAATCAATTTGCTGTTGCTTTTTATTTTCTGTGCAAAATTTGTGATTTCAATCGTAGAGCGGTAGCTTTTGCATAATTCCATACAGTCGGAATCCACAAAAACACTTTTTAAAATCTCAAGCGAGGATGCACTATGAGGATTAACCGATTGAAAGCTGTCGCCTAAAATCGTCATTTTGCAGTCAAATAGCTTCTTTATAACTGCATATTGTATAGGAGTATAGTCTTGCATTTCATCCACTAACAAGTGCTTTACATGTTTAAATTCTGTTTCCGATCCTTCGAAAAACATTTTTGTATATATATAAGGAAATACATCAGCATACTCAAGTTTATCTTTCTGTATCAACTGGAATAGTTTCGGATTTTCAATATGATCATAGAAATTCTTGTATAACGAAAGTGCATCCTTGAATTTGTACATTTTAAGGATAGCGGTCTTAATCTTTTTTGTAATTGGATATCTTATTCTTTTACCATCATTTGTTTTTATGTTTTCTATAATATCTTTTGATATTTTCTCCAGTCGTTTTTTTACAGGCATCCTTTTTAGAGTTATAAAGCTTATCATCAAATACTCTTTTGATACGTTGATACTTTCAATGCAAATATCCGCGGGAGAAAAGTATTCAGTGTTTGCCTTCTCTAGATACGAATCAAGATCTCTTACAAAATCTAAAGTAGCTTTGTATCTGATGCGTTCAATGGCTCTATTATCCCCTGAGCTCATCAAATCCGTAACTTGCTGGCTGAAGGATTGAAAACCCAGCCTTCCTGCCAGTTCGTCTGTTGCAACTTCCTCCATTGCCATTTCCATGATTTCTTCTTCACCCAACTCTGGTAAGACGTTTGAAATATAATCAGAGAAGACTTGATTTGGCGAAATGATCAAGATATCTTTCGAAGTCAGCTTCTCTTTGAAGCGATATAGCAAAAATGCAACCCTGTGCAACGCGATGGACGTTTTTCCAGAGCCAGCCACCCCCTGAATAATTAATATCTCCGATCTATCATTTCGGATAATGCTGTTTTGTTCTCTTTGTATTGTAGCTACAATGTTTTTCATCTTCTCATCAGAAGTACGACTAAGCTCCTTTTGCAAAACATCGTCTCCTATATTCAACGCACTCTCCAGCATATACTCCATATGACTATTTTTAATCTTGTATTGTCTTTTCAAGCAAATATCACCACAAATCCTTCCCATGGGTGCATTGTAATATGCTTTGCCTATTTCAAAATCATAAAACATGCTGGAAACTGGTGCACGCCAGTCATAGATCAGCATCTCGTTCCCACTTTCTTCTTCGAAGGAATGCATTCCAATGTAAAAAGATGATTCTTGTATTTCACCATTCTCATGGAAATCGATTCTCCCGAAATATGGAGATTCTATCAGCTTAGCTATTTTTTGTTTTTTGACAATAGCTCTTTCTCCAAAATCAATGGTTTCATGTACAGAAATACGGTTTGCCGCTTTTTCAGCTTGATCCATCTGCGCAAGGTTTTCCCAGATATATTTCTTCGTTTCTTGAATCTCATCGGCATAACTGGATATCTTTTGGTCAATAGTCTGGTATGTTGCTTTCAATTTTTTCAATATCTCATGTAGATACTGTCTTTCGTCTTTCTCTGTCCTATTAAACATAGACTTACTCCCCCCCTTATTAAATCAAAGGTAATTATAATGCTTTCTAAAGAAAAGTACTAGACTTTTTCTTCGCTTTATTATATTCTATTGCTATAGTATGCCCATACATATTATGGTAATATTTTCCTGAAATATCGGGACTTTCATTGATATGTTTACCTAAAAATTCAAATAAATCCTCAATTATAATCTCATATTCATTATTGTGATTAGTAATGATATCAATATTACTCTTATAATCATATCTACAAGTTTCTCTATTAATTAATTCTATAATTACATCATTTATATCACTAAAATACCTATATATTCTACCTTTACTTAAACCTGCTTGCTTTATAATGTCTAGCATAGTTATTTCATATAATGGTTTTGTTGAAATATTATAAACATCGCCCCTATAATTTTAGTTCTCTTTTTGTATG
This window harbors:
- a CDS encoding TetR/AcrR family transcriptional regulator → MSTKPLYEITMLDIIKQAGLSKGRIYRYFSDINDVIIELINRETCRYDYKSNIDIITNHNNEYEIIIEDLFEFLGKHINESPDISGKYYHNMYGHTIAIEYNKAKKKSSTFL
- a CDS encoding HelD family protein, giving the protein MFNRTEKDERQYLHEILKKLKATYQTIDQKISSYADEIQETKKYIWENLAQMDQAEKAANRISVHETIDFGERAIVKKQKIAKLIESPYFGRIDFHENGEIQESSFYIGMHSFEEESGNEMLIYDWRAPVSSMFYDFEIGKAYYNAPMGRICGDICLKRQYKIKNSHMEYMLESALNIGDDVLQKELSRTSDEKMKNIVATIQREQNSIIRNDRSEILIIQGVAGSGKTSIALHRVAFLLYRFKEKLTSKDILIISPNQVFSDYISNVLPELGEEEIMEMAMEEVATDELAGRLGFQSFSQQVTDLMSSGDNRAIERIRYKATLDFVRDLDSYLEKANTEYFSPADICIESINVSKEYLMISFITLKRMPVKKRLEKISKDIIENIKTNDGKRIRYPITKKIKTAILKMYKFKDALSLYKNFYDHIENPKLFQLIQKDKLEYADVFPYIYTKMFFEGSETEFKHVKHLLVDEMQDYTPIQYAVIKKLFDCKMTILGDSFQSVNPHSASSLEILKSVFVDSDCMELCKSYRSTIEITNFAQKIKSNSKLIPIERHGKEPIIRNCANLEGQWEEIRHLINDYLKSSYSSLGIVCKTQEQADDIYQQVKDKYNDVFLLDFGSTELKDGIIITTAHMAKGLEFDQVIVPSVCSATYHTDLDRSMLYVACTRAMHRLDLTYYGKLTHFL